One Helicobacter ganmani genomic region harbors:
- the purH gene encoding bifunctional phosphoribosylaminoimidazolecarboxamide formyltransferase/IMP cyclohydrolase: MTALLSVSDKSGIVEFAKGLLNLGYEILSTGGTLKVLQENNIQALDVAKYTQSPEMFDGRVKTLHPKIHGGILYRRENAEDRVKAQEFGIRDISLVCVNLYPFKATIERTEDFGEIIENIDIGGPSMVRAAAKNFESVLILTNPADYNEVLMRLQNNQNTLEFRQKMMIKAYEHTAHYDCTIANYMNKRFNDGFGESHFIAGKLVAPTRYGENPHQKGAYYEFKDFYSKTFQTLKGEVSFNNLTDINSAVKIASSFGKRPCVCIIKHANPCGFALKDTLIESYIQALKCDSISAFGGVVAVNGIVDLELAQEINKIFIEVLVAPQITQEALALFETKKKIKLFVCGGDYLEIPKDTQDFKHIEGGFVLQDSDSITENEVKNAKCVSKTQASESQIQDLEIAYKVASFVKSNCVVYVKNSAMVAVGMGMTSRVDAAKAAIKKAQEMGLDLRGCVLASEAFFPFKDSIEEAHKVGVSAIIEPGGSIRDEEVVECANTYGIALYFTGKRHFLH; the protein is encoded by the coding sequence ATGACGGCACTTTTAAGTGTAAGTGATAAAAGCGGAATTGTAGAGTTTGCAAAAGGCTTGTTAAATCTTGGCTATGAGATTCTATCCACAGGCGGGACATTAAAGGTTTTGCAAGAAAACAATATTCAGGCATTAGATGTCGCAAAATACACGCAAAGTCCAGAAATGTTTGATGGGAGAGTCAAGACTTTGCACCCAAAAATTCACGGCGGGATTCTTTATCGGCGGGAGAACGCAGAGGATAGAGTAAAGGCGCAAGAGTTTGGAATCCGTGATATTTCTTTAGTCTGTGTTAATCTTTATCCTTTCAAAGCCACGATAGAGCGCACAGAGGATTTTGGAGAAATCATTGAAAACATAGATATTGGCGGACCTTCAATGGTGCGTGCTGCGGCAAAGAATTTTGAATCCGTGCTAATCCTCACGAATCCTGCGGATTACAACGAAGTCTTAATGCGGCTTCAAAACAACCAAAATACATTGGAATTTCGTCAAAAGATGATGATTAAGGCTTACGAGCATACTGCGCATTATGATTGCACTATTGCAAATTATATGAATAAGCGATTCAATGACGGATTTGGAGAATCTCATTTTATTGCTGGAAAGCTTGTTGCCCCAACGCGTTATGGAGAGAATCCACATCAAAAAGGTGCGTATTATGAGTTTAAAGATTTTTATTCCAAGACTTTTCAAACGCTTAAAGGTGAAGTGAGTTTTAACAATCTCACAGACATTAATAGTGCGGTGAAAATTGCCTCTAGCTTCGGCAAGCGTCCTTGTGTCTGTATCATCAAACACGCTAACCCTTGTGGATTTGCGCTAAAAGACACTTTGATAGAATCCTACATACAAGCATTAAAGTGCGATTCCATCTCTGCCTTTGGTGGTGTCGTGGCAGTCAATGGAATCGTGGATTTAGAGCTAGCCCAAGAAATAAACAAGATTTTTATTGAGGTGTTAGTTGCACCGCAAATTACGCAAGAAGCCTTAGCACTCTTTGAGACAAAGAAAAAAATCAAACTTTTTGTTTGTGGCGGGGATTATTTAGAAATTCCAAAAGATACGCAAGATTTCAAACATATTGAGGGTGGGTTCGTCTTGCAAGATTCCGATTCCATTACAGAAAATGAAGTCAAAAACGCCAAGTGTGTGAGCAAAACACAGGCGAGTGAATCACAAATACAAGATTTGGAGATTGCCTACAAAGTCGCGAGTTTTGTGAAATCAAATTGTGTTGTGTATGTCAAGAATTCCGCAATGGTTGCTGTGGGTATGGGAATGACAAGTCGCGTAGATGCCGCAAAAGCTGCAATCAAAAAAGCACAAGAAATGGGGCTTGACTTAAGGGGTTGTGTTTTGGCAAGTGAGGCGTTTTTTCCTTTTAAAGATAGCATTGAAGAAGCACATAAAGTAGGTGTGAGTGCAATCATTGAACCCGGAGGAAGTATCCGAGATGAGGAAGTGGTGGAGTGCGCAAACACATATGGAATCGCACTTTATTTCACAGGCAAACGACACTTTTTGCATTAA
- the murA gene encoding UDP-N-acetylglucosamine 1-carboxyvinyltransferase gives MDFLALKGETRLQGAINIAGAKNSALPLIALTLLTTNKVILENLPNVVDIKTFFSLLDMLGCQVCEIDSHTTSVEISKLNSTKATYDIVRKMRASILVLGPLLGRFGHCEVSLPGGCAIGARPVDLHIKALEKMGAEIRIEGGYIVATAKEGLKGTTINFDKITVTGTENILMAAAMAKGKTTIINAAKEPEVVQLCEILKESGMEINGIGSDEIEIYGTNMEGLKLPEKIAVIPDRIEAGTYLCAGAITNSQITLHKINPNHLGAVISKLEEIGFKLTFNHDSITIYPAQKRNSFELSTTEYPGFPTDMQAQFMALATQCEGSSIIEERLFENRFMHVSELQRMGANISLRGNTATIYGISELIGADVMATDLRASSALVLAGLVAKGETNIHRIYHLDRGYEDLEAKLTKLGAQISRLQE, from the coding sequence ATGGATTTTTTAGCATTAAAGGGTGAAACGCGTTTGCAAGGAGCAATCAATATCGCAGGAGCAAAAAATTCTGCCTTGCCTCTCATTGCATTAACCTTGCTTACGACAAATAAAGTCATTCTTGAAAATTTGCCCAATGTAGTGGATATTAAGACATTCTTTAGTCTTCTAGATATGCTAGGTTGTCAAGTTTGCGAAATAGATAGCCACACAACAAGTGTAGAAATCTCCAAACTCAACAGCACAAAAGCAACTTATGATATTGTGCGCAAAATGCGTGCTTCTATCTTGGTTTTAGGACCGCTTTTGGGGAGATTTGGACATTGTGAAGTTAGTTTGCCTGGAGGTTGTGCGATTGGAGCTCGTCCAGTAGATTTACATATTAAAGCATTAGAAAAAATGGGTGCAGAGATTCGTATTGAGGGAGGTTATATTGTCGCAACCGCCAAAGAGGGATTAAAAGGCACAACGATTAATTTTGATAAAATCACGGTTACAGGAACAGAAAACATACTAATGGCAGCTGCAATGGCAAAGGGTAAGACAACGATTATCAATGCGGCTAAAGAGCCTGAAGTCGTCCAACTCTGCGAGATTCTAAAAGAAAGTGGTATGGAAATTAATGGAATCGGAAGTGATGAGATTGAAATCTATGGAACAAATATGGAAGGCTTAAAATTGCCAGAAAAAATTGCCGTGATTCCAGACCGCATTGAAGCAGGAACTTACCTTTGTGCTGGAGCAATCACAAATTCTCAAATCACCTTGCACAAAATTAATCCCAATCATTTGGGAGCAGTCATTTCTAAGCTAGAGGAAATTGGCTTTAAACTTACTTTTAACCACGATTCCATTACAATTTATCCTGCTCAAAAACGCAATAGCTTTGAGCTTTCTACGACAGAATATCCGGGATTCCCCACAGATATGCAAGCTCAATTTATGGCACTTGCAACACAATGTGAGGGAAGTAGTATTATTGAAGAAAGATTGTTTGAAAATCGCTTTATGCATGTAAGTGAGTTGCAAAGAATGGGTGCAAACATCAGTTTGCGGGGAAATACTGCAACCATCTATGGAATCAGCGAATTAATCGGTGCAGATGTTATGGCGACAGATTTACGCGCTTCTAGTGCCTTAGTGCTTGCGGGTCTCGTCGCAAAGGGAGAAACAAACATTCATAGAATTTATCATTTGGATAGAGGCTATGAAGATTTGGAAGCAAAGCTCACAAAATTGGGTGCTCAAATTTCCCGTTTGCAAGAATAG
- the rsmH gene encoding 16S rRNA (cytosine(1402)-N(4))-methyltransferase RsmH yields the protein MDISHIPVLLNQVVESFQTPPIQKGGVLIDCTLGFGGHSEALLRAYPKLEIIGIDQDKNAITFASERLRGFGKRFSYQFGRYSEVLRQLLENVELYKNLVGILADIGVSSLQFDDRSRGFCFDSETLDMRMNQEQILNAKEIVNHYTPNQLEQIFRDFGEIREYKKLTRLIIESRKIEKITSSKDLSSLIVKHFKHPKIHPATQAFQALRIAVNDELGELKRLLENIRSCPLQKGARLSIISFHSLEDRLVKTAFKEWERKCICGSGVMRCVCGNNHQKGRNLYKKPLCASKEEINANPRSRSAKLRSFEFGSVE from the coding sequence ATGGATATCTCGCATATTCCTGTTTTATTAAATCAAGTCGTAGAATCTTTCCAAACACCCCCAATACAAAAGGGTGGGGTGCTAATTGATTGCACTTTGGGCTTTGGGGGACATAGTGAGGCACTCTTAAGGGCTTATCCCAAACTTGAAATTATAGGAATTGACCAAGACAAAAACGCTATTACCTTTGCTAGTGAGCGACTAAGGGGATTTGGAAAGAGATTTTCTTATCAATTTGGTAGATATAGTGAAGTGCTAAGGCAGCTTTTGGAGAATGTGGAATTGTATAAAAATCTTGTTGGAATCTTGGCAGATATTGGTGTTTCCTCTTTGCAATTTGATGATAGAAGTCGCGGATTCTGCTTTGATTCAGAAACGCTTGATATGCGAATGAATCAAGAACAAATTTTAAATGCAAAAGAAATTGTAAATCATTATACTCCCAATCAATTGGAGCAAATTTTTAGAGATTTTGGAGAGATTAGAGAGTATAAAAAGCTTACGCGTTTGATTATAGAATCGCGTAAAATAGAGAAAATTACAAGCTCAAAAGACTTAAGTTCTCTTATTGTCAAGCACTTTAAGCACCCAAAGATTCACCCTGCAACACAAGCCTTTCAAGCTTTAAGAATCGCAGTAAATGATGAATTAGGAGAACTCAAGCGTCTGCTTGAAAATATAAGGAGTTGCCCGCTACAAAAAGGAGCAAGACTTTCTATTATCTCTTTTCATTCGCTAGAGGATAGATTGGTTAAAACTGCCTTTAAGGAATGGGAGAGAAAATGTATTTGCGGGAGTGGGGTAATGCGATGTGTTTGCGGAAATAATCATCAAAAGGGGAGGAATCTCTACAAAAAACCTTTGTGTGCTTCTAAGGAGGAGATAAACGCAAATCCACGCTCACGAAGTGCAAAATTACGCAGTTTTGAATTTGGAAGTGTTGAGTAA
- a CDS encoding tyrosine-type recombinase/integrase, translating into MRYPLDFKDDFPNNLLFWMERFVYSKLNSLSNHQVKDKKGIIAALNLLRRGIVEIKDLKEICKQCRNAGLIGINTYIQPLLKLYDYLNYLGLASLKEVDEEMLKEFLTIHTSALSDATKKNYRMTLLNFFSFIDKQNEDDEGASYNFHIELKNWGGLRGKSGQKLPSYMNEDEVRRFLNGIDCFPFKHESLGARNRLLLKIIIYTGIRVSEALNLKIKDIMLDGEFFIIQVRGKGNKPRVVMIKAKNIDYDFSSWINSRPNEVQDDLVFCNQKGKNLTQAYVSRIVEQVLLTNGIRKEKNGAHMLRHSFATLLYQKSQDLVLVQEALGHASLDTSRIYTHFDKQKLKNTTEIMN; encoded by the coding sequence ATGCGTTATCCGCTTGATTTCAAAGATGATTTTCCCAATAATTTATTATTTTGGATGGAACGTTTTGTTTATAGCAAACTCAACAGCTTATCCAATCATCAAGTAAAAGACAAAAAAGGAATCATTGCTGCTTTGAATTTATTAAGACGTGGAATCGTAGAAATTAAAGATTTGAAAGAAATTTGCAAACAATGTCGTAATGCCGGATTAATTGGTATTAATACTTATATTCAACCGCTTTTAAAGCTTTATGATTACTTAAATTATTTGGGGCTTGCAAGCCTAAAAGAAGTAGATGAAGAAATGCTTAAGGAGTTTTTAACTATCCATACAAGTGCGCTTTCAGATGCAACGAAAAAAAACTATCGTATGACGCTTTTAAATTTCTTTAGCTTCATTGATAAGCAAAATGAAGACGACGAAGGGGCTTCTTACAATTTCCATATTGAACTCAAAAATTGGGGTGGATTGCGCGGTAAAAGCGGACAAAAACTACCCTCTTATATGAATGAAGATGAAGTGCGTCGCTTTTTAAATGGCATTGATTGTTTTCCTTTTAAGCACGAATCTTTGGGTGCGCGCAATCGTCTGCTATTAAAAATTATTATTTATACAGGGATTCGCGTCAGTGAGGCATTGAATCTGAAAATCAAAGACATTATGCTAGATGGAGAATTTTTCATCATTCAAGTGCGCGGCAAAGGCAATAAGCCTCGCGTCGTGATGATAAAGGCAAAAAACATTGATTACGATTTCTCAAGTTGGATAAACTCTCGTCCCAACGAAGTGCAAGATGATTTGGTTTTTTGCAATCAAAAAGGCAAGAATCTCACTCAAGCCTATGTTAGCCGCATTGTTGAACAAGTTTTGCTTACAAATGGAATCCGCAAAGAGAAGAATGGTGCGCATATGTTGCGACATAGTTTTGCCACCCTACTCTATCAAAAAAGTCAAGATTTGGTGCTAGTTCAAGAAGCACTTGGACACGCGAGTTTGGATACTTCGCGCATTTACACACATTTTGATAAACAAAAGCTTAAAAACACCACAGAAATTATGAATTAG
- the pth gene encoding aminoacyl-tRNA hydrolase, translating to MFLIVGLGNPGQKYQNNRHNIGFKVVDSLIYSLNATKQSDKNFQGEVYKSNQTILLKPQTFMNLSGESVQSVRNFYKISEFLVIHDELDLPFGAVKFKFGGGSGGHNGLKSIDALCGNEYYRIRYGIGKPIVKEQVTHWVLSDFDSQEQAANPALIAHCTKAALEITQLESPKELANRISSLLTLTPQPQNKEVK from the coding sequence ATGTTTCTCATTGTAGGTTTAGGGAATCCGGGTCAAAAATATCAAAACAACAGACACAATATCGGCTTTAAAGTCGTGGATTCCTTAATCTATTCCCTTAATGCCACAAAGCAAAGTGATAAAAACTTTCAAGGTGAAGTTTATAAATCAAATCAAACTATCCTCTTAAAACCTCAAACTTTTATGAATTTATCGGGAGAATCCGTGCAAAGTGTTAGAAATTTTTATAAAATCAGTGAATTTCTAGTCATTCACGATGAGCTAGATTTGCCTTTTGGAGCAGTGAAATTTAAATTTGGTGGAGGAAGTGGGGGGCACAATGGATTAAAATCTATTGATGCTTTATGTGGCAATGAATATTATAGGATTCGCTATGGAATAGGCAAACCCATAGTAAAAGAGCAAGTAACGCATTGGGTTTTAAGTGATTTTGATTCACAAGAGCAAGCAGCAAATCCTGCTTTAATTGCACATTGCACAAAAGCGGCATTAGAAATTACACAATTAGAATCCCCCAAAGAACTAGCTAATAGAATCTCTAGCCTCTTGACTTTAACACCGCAACCCCAAAACAAAGAAGTTAAATGA
- a CDS encoding LptF/LptG family permease encodes MSLFFRYIGFLYLKYFFFLFVSLECFFVVIDLVKYLDELPNSANLIVLLLVYDFMYASQFILPLSLILAQIVLMIVLLKNSQWTAFLALGYSKIKIFLPIFMLSFLMTFCFIAFNATSFAYAKEQVDLIINEGFLGNVKRDLFVKYNNTYIYFEKIFPLLQSAENVQIYEFNTDNSLILRMIESQKAVFNGEEWNLQNVTITNFDNILQIGQNPLTIQNEESYTTLHGFKPKILENIYERKGNISIIDAYEAIMLLKEQGVNTQKIRGLLYNLIFFPLFAPLAMICLANFTPNSNRYANLSLITLEMILAVLMSWGIFFSFSRLSISGLLQPEFSILLPIFMLCLVSFWALFKMIKA; translated from the coding sequence ATGAGCTTATTTTTTCGTTATATTGGATTCTTGTATTTAAAATATTTTTTCTTTTTGTTTGTTTCATTAGAATGTTTTTTCGTTGTGATTGATTTAGTAAAGTATTTAGATGAGCTTCCGAATTCTGCGAATTTAATCGTGCTTTTATTGGTTTATGATTTTATGTATGCGAGTCAATTTATCTTGCCACTTTCTTTGATTTTAGCACAAATTGTGCTTATGATTGTTTTACTTAAAAATTCACAATGGACTGCATTTTTAGCACTTGGTTATTCAAAAATTAAGATTTTTTTGCCAATTTTTATGCTTAGTTTTTTAATGACTTTTTGTTTTATTGCGTTTAATGCAACATCTTTTGCCTATGCAAAAGAGCAGGTAGATTTGATTATTAATGAAGGTTTCTTAGGTAATGTCAAAAGGGATTTATTTGTGAAATACAACAATACTTATATTTACTTTGAAAAGATTTTTCCCTTATTACAAAGTGCAGAGAATGTGCAGATTTATGAGTTTAACACAGACAACAGCCTAATTTTGCGTATGATAGAATCTCAAAAAGCGGTTTTTAATGGGGAAGAATGGAATCTGCAAAATGTTACGATTACAAATTTTGATAACATTTTGCAGATTGGGCAAAATCCGCTGACCATTCAAAACGAAGAGAGTTATACAACCTTGCATGGCTTTAAACCCAAAATTTTGGAAAATATTTATGAAAGAAAGGGTAATATCTCCATTATTGACGCATACGAAGCAATTATGCTTTTAAAAGAGCAGGGGGTTAATACACAAAAAATTCGCGGATTACTTTATAATTTAATCTTTTTTCCGCTTTTTGCACCTCTTGCAATGATTTGTCTCGCTAATTTTACTCCAAACTCTAATCGTTACGCAAATCTAAGCCTCATTACCTTGGAAATGATTTTAGCGGTTTTAATGAGTTGGGGAATCTTTTTTAGTTTTTCAAGATTATCTATTAGTGGTTTATTGCAGCCAGAATTTAGCATTTTATTGCCTATTTTTATGCTATGTTTAGTAAGTTTTTGGGCATTATTTAAAATGATAAAGGCATAA
- the serB gene encoding phosphoserine phosphatase SerB translates to MKLAVFDFDSTLMDGETIDLLARANNSEAEVSKITKEAMAGQLDFYDSLKKRVATLKGMPLEKVYAVCNHLRYNPGAKELIAELKTRDYKIVVFSGGFDEAVSAGQKALGYDMYFSNILHRKNNILTGEVGGEMMFAYSKGRILEKLQILLNATYETTIVVGDGANDISMFKYASKKVAFCANIVLQEAANIIIDKKDLMLIKTYLD, encoded by the coding sequence TTGAAACTTGCAGTGTTTGATTTTGATTCCACTTTAATGGACGGCGAAACAATTGATTTGTTAGCACGTGCTAACAACAGCGAAGCGGAAGTAAGTAAAATCACAAAAGAAGCAATGGCGGGTCAATTAGATTTTTATGATAGCTTAAAAAAACGTGTAGCGACTTTAAAGGGTATGCCTTTAGAAAAGGTTTATGCCGTGTGCAATCATTTGCGCTATAATCCGGGCGCGAAAGAATTAATTGCAGAATTAAAAACACGTGATTATAAAATTGTGGTTTTTAGCGGTGGATTTGATGAAGCAGTGAGTGCAGGACAGAAAGCATTAGGTTATGATATGTATTTTAGCAATATTTTGCATCGTAAAAATAATATATTGACAGGAGAAGTAGGCGGAGAAATGATGTTTGCGTATTCTAAAGGGCGCATACTTGAAAAATTGCAAATCTTATTGAATGCGACTTACGAAACAACGATAGTAGTTGGTGATGGCGCAAATGATATTTCTATGTTCAAATATGCTAGTAAAAAAGTAGCATTTTGCGCAAACATAGTTTTGCAAGAGGCTGCAAATATCATTATTGATAAAAAAGATTTAATGCTTATCAAAACATATTTAGATTAA
- a CDS encoding transaldolase, with the protein MQESALLSLWCDFIERDFLENDFIKMIEGDLIEGATSNPTIFQQAFLSESYQAQKDSLKGKSPKEIYEALAKTDIQRAAELLKPLYDANPNDGYISIEVDPNLCEDAKATIEEGVRLFNDIGYPNVMIKIPATKAGFGAMGELIAQGISVNATLVFNKEQVVGCMEAFKKGYEQLKQTSKKELKDFPRAVVSIFVSRFDRKCDSILQEKGIPNATLGIKNAQYLYHILNSYSLSGVRALFASTGVKGEDLEPVYYIKELYHPYAVNTAPLTALNAFMELGDVEEAYLPDMDELEEFFASVKEAGVDLNKVSKELLEQGLEDFKVAFGKILASLE; encoded by the coding sequence ATGCAAGAAAGTGCATTGCTTTCACTTTGGTGTGATTTTATAGAAAGAGATTTTTTGGAAAATGACTTTATTAAAATGATTGAGGGCGATTTGATAGAGGGTGCGACAAGTAACCCGACTATTTTCCAACAAGCTTTTTTAAGCGAAAGTTATCAAGCGCAAAAAGATTCTTTGAAAGGCAAAAGCCCAAAAGAAATTTATGAAGCACTTGCCAAAACAGATATTCAACGCGCCGCAGAGTTACTTAAGCCACTTTACGATGCAAATCCCAATGATGGTTATATTAGCATTGAGGTAGATCCTAATCTGTGTGAAGATGCAAAAGCAACGATTGAAGAGGGTGTGCGCTTGTTTAATGATATTGGTTATCCTAATGTGATGATTAAGATTCCAGCTACAAAAGCAGGCTTTGGAGCGATGGGAGAACTCATTGCTCAAGGAATCTCCGTCAATGCAACTTTGGTTTTCAACAAAGAACAAGTAGTAGGTTGTATGGAGGCATTTAAAAAGGGTTACGAACAGCTTAAGCAAACAAGCAAGAAAGAATTAAAAGACTTTCCTCGCGCAGTTGTAAGTATTTTTGTTTCACGTTTTGACCGCAAATGTGATTCTATCCTACAAGAAAAAGGAATCCCAAATGCAACTTTGGGGATTAAAAATGCGCAATATTTATATCATATCCTTAATAGTTATTCTCTCTCTGGCGTGCGGGCACTTTTTGCTAGCACAGGCGTCAAAGGCGAAGACTTAGAGCCTGTGTATTACATCAAGGAGCTCTATCACCCCTATGCAGTGAATACCGCACCACTGACTGCCTTAAATGCTTTTATGGAATTAGGAGATGTAGAGGAAGCCTATTTGCCAGATATGGACGAATTAGAAGAATTTTTTGCGAGTGTGAAAGAAGCGGGAGTGGATTTAAATAAAGTCAGTAAAGAACTATTGGAGCAGGGCTTGGAGGATTTTAAAGTCGCTTTTGGAAAGATTTTAGCAAGTTTGGAATAA
- a CDS encoding 50S ribosomal protein L25/general stress protein Ctc produces MLSGIIRESISKSDVKALRKNGYLIANIYGKGKENIHCAFKRNAFIREIKSKTDLIFEVEVGAQKYPVVIQEYQKDPITSEIIHVDLMLAQQGVEAKYSVKVRTVGTPKGLKNKGVLMMSKKRIKVKSKPENLPKNYEINVTDLDVGDVVLVRDLPTFEGVKIVERDDVAIVGVIKSR; encoded by the coding sequence ATGTTAAGTGGAATAATTAGAGAGAGTATTTCTAAGTCTGATGTCAAGGCTTTAAGAAAAAATGGTTATCTAATTGCCAATATCTATGGAAAAGGCAAAGAAAATATCCATTGTGCTTTTAAACGCAATGCTTTTATTCGTGAAATAAAAAGCAAAACAGATTTAATTTTTGAAGTAGAAGTTGGCGCACAAAAATATCCTGTCGTAATTCAAGAATATCAAAAAGACCCTATTACAAGCGAAATTATCCATGTGGATTTAATGCTTGCACAACAAGGAGTTGAGGCAAAATATTCTGTTAAAGTTCGCACGGTTGGAACTCCAAAAGGTCTCAAAAATAAAGGTGTTTTGATGATGTCTAAAAAACGTATTAAAGTCAAATCCAAACCTGAAAACCTACCAAAAAATTATGAAATCAATGTAACAGATTTAGATGTAGGAGATGTTGTTCTTGTAAGAGATTTGCCAACATTTGAAGGAGTAAAAATTGTTGAACGCGATGATGTAGCAATTGTTGGTGTGATTAAATCCCGCTAA